From a region of the Streptomyces sp. B21-083 genome:
- a CDS encoding HelD family protein produces MADDPLGRERSHLAASRGALRAMREDAESLDIKDVTANWVNAAVLSRQIEERIKALADLSHTPLFFGRLDYLHAPGAEQAEGAEGEQFYIGRRHVHDAGGDPMVIDWRAPVSQPFYRASKTDPMDVGLRRRFGYTGGDLTAYEDEHLSDPSESAATSKLLQQEIERPRVGPMRDIVATIQPEQDEIVRSGLGGSVCVQGGPGTGKTAVGLHRVAYLLYAHRDRLARTGTLVIGPNKSFLHYIEQVLPALGELEVKQATVDDLVAHVEVHGTDDSTAAVIKGDARMAKVLRNAVYSHVTLPTEPVMVVRGSRRWRVPAYELESMVRELLDRDIRYGAAREALPQRIAHTVLVQMERSGEAPDDRVQDSVARNAAVKAAVKAIWPPVDPARLVLRLLTDADFLAVHAAGILDEDEQKEILWAKPVRSVKSAKWSPADAVLIDETTDLVQRTHSLGHVVLDEAQDLSPMQYRAVGRRCTTGSATVLGDLAQGTTPWATRSWDEALTHLGKSDAVVEELTAGFRVPTDVITYASRLLPHIAPGLTPVASVRENPGFFDVRPISETRQVVDACEELLRNEGSTGLIAADNRIPALTEALTAAGLTHLSPGEETTHETRLTLVPASLAKGLEYDYVVLDEPQAVVDAEPDERTGLRRLYVSLTRAVSGLIVTHATPLPRQLD; encoded by the coding sequence ATGGCCGACGACCCCCTCGGCCGCGAACGCTCCCATCTGGCCGCCTCCCGGGGAGCCCTCCGTGCGATGCGTGAGGACGCGGAGTCCCTCGACATCAAGGACGTCACCGCGAACTGGGTCAACGCGGCGGTCCTCTCTCGCCAGATCGAGGAGCGGATCAAGGCCCTCGCCGACCTCAGTCACACCCCGCTGTTCTTCGGCCGCCTCGACTATCTGCACGCTCCCGGCGCCGAGCAGGCCGAGGGCGCGGAGGGGGAGCAGTTCTACATCGGGCGCCGGCACGTCCACGACGCCGGCGGCGACCCCATGGTCATCGACTGGCGCGCGCCGGTGTCCCAGCCGTTCTACCGGGCCTCGAAGACGGACCCGATGGACGTCGGCCTGCGCCGCCGCTTCGGGTACACCGGCGGAGACCTCACGGCGTACGAGGACGAGCACCTCTCCGACCCCAGCGAGTCGGCGGCCACCAGCAAGCTGCTCCAGCAGGAGATCGAGCGCCCGCGCGTGGGCCCGATGCGCGACATCGTGGCCACCATCCAGCCCGAGCAGGACGAGATCGTACGCAGCGGGCTGGGCGGCTCGGTGTGCGTGCAGGGGGGTCCCGGCACCGGGAAGACGGCCGTCGGTCTGCACCGGGTCGCGTATCTCCTCTACGCCCACCGCGACCGGCTGGCCCGGACCGGCACCCTCGTCATCGGGCCGAACAAGTCCTTCCTCCACTACATCGAGCAAGTGCTGCCCGCCCTGGGCGAGTTGGAGGTCAAGCAGGCCACCGTCGACGACCTGGTGGCCCATGTCGAGGTGCACGGCACTGACGACTCGACGGCGGCGGTCATCAAGGGCGACGCACGGATGGCGAAGGTGCTGCGAAACGCCGTCTACTCCCATGTCACCCTGCCCACCGAGCCCGTCATGGTCGTCCGCGGGTCACGGCGCTGGCGCGTCCCGGCGTACGAACTGGAGTCGATGGTCCGCGAGTTGCTGGACCGGGACATCCGTTACGGCGCCGCCCGCGAGGCCCTGCCGCAGCGCATCGCGCACACGGTGCTGGTGCAGATGGAACGGTCCGGTGAGGCCCCGGACGACCGTGTGCAGGACTCCGTCGCCCGCAACGCGGCGGTGAAGGCGGCGGTGAAGGCGATCTGGCCGCCCGTCGACCCGGCCAGACTCGTCCTGCGCCTCCTCACCGACGCGGACTTCCTCGCCGTGCACGCGGCCGGAATCCTCGACGAGGACGAGCAGAAGGAGATCCTCTGGGCGAAACCCGTACGGTCGGTGAAGTCGGCCAAGTGGTCGCCCGCGGACGCCGTGTTGATCGACGAGACGACCGACCTGGTCCAGCGCACGCACTCGCTCGGGCATGTCGTCCTGGACGAGGCGCAGGATCTCTCGCCGATGCAGTACCGGGCGGTGGGCCGACGCTGCACGACGGGCTCGGCGACCGTCCTCGGCGACCTCGCGCAGGGCACGACGCCCTGGGCGACACGGAGTTGGGACGAGGCCCTGACCCACCTGGGCAAGTCCGACGCGGTGGTGGAGGAACTGACGGCCGGTTTCCGCGTCCCGACCGACGTCATCACGTACGCGTCCCGGCTGCTCCCGCACATCGCCCCGGGTCTGACGCCGGTGGCGTCGGTCCGCGAGAACCCGGGTTTCTTCGACGTACGGCCGATCAGCGAGACGCGTCAAGTGGTCGACGCCTGCGAGGAGTTGCTGCGCAACGAGGGCTCGACGGGCCTGATCGCGGCGGACAACCGCATCCCCGCCCTCACGGAGGCCCTGACGGCGGCGGGCCTCACCCACCTCTCCCCCGGCGAGGAGACGACGCACGAAACCCGCCTGACCCTGGTCCCGGCGTCCCTCGCGAAGGGCCTGGAGTACGACTACGTGGTCCTGGACGAACCCCAGGCCGTCGTCGACGCCGAACCCGACGAACGCACCGGCCTACGACGCCTGTACGTATCCCTGACCCGAGCGGTCTCGGGCCTCATCGTGACCCATGCGACGCCGCTGCCGCGGCAACTGGACTGA
- a CDS encoding copper homeostasis protein CutC — translation MSERAVLEVIALGVEDAVAARAGGADRLELVTDMAADGLTPTVAAFAGIRAAVDIPLRVMLRLADGFGAGDIERLVRVAGELRGAGADEFVLGFLGADGGVDLGAVERVVGELGGCRWTFHRAIDHAVDRDDLRKQLDGLPGLDTYLTAGSATGVDTGLPTLLAEAARHGEPGYEQRLLVGGGLRLEHVPRLRAAGVDGFHIGGAARPEGWGRGVSVAAVEEWRRVLDAG, via the coding sequence ATGAGTGAGCGCGCAGTCCTGGAGGTGATCGCCCTCGGTGTCGAGGACGCCGTCGCCGCCCGGGCCGGAGGTGCGGACCGGCTGGAGCTGGTCACCGACATGGCCGCCGACGGGCTCACGCCGACGGTGGCCGCCTTCGCCGGGATCCGTGCGGCCGTCGACATCCCGCTGCGGGTGATGCTCCGGCTGGCGGACGGGTTCGGCGCCGGTGACATCGAGCGGCTGGTCCGGGTCGCCGGCGAGTTGCGGGGGGCGGGCGCGGACGAGTTCGTGCTCGGGTTCCTGGGGGCGGACGGTGGCGTCGATCTCGGCGCGGTCGAGCGGGTCGTGGGTGAGCTCGGCGGCTGCCGTTGGACGTTCCATCGCGCGATCGACCACGCCGTCGACCGGGACGACCTGCGCAAGCAGCTCGACGGACTCCCCGGCCTCGACACCTACCTCACCGCCGGCTCGGCGACCGGCGTCGACACCGGACTCCCCACGCTGCTCGCCGAGGCGGCGCGGCATGGCGAGCCCGGGTACGAGCAGCGGCTTCTGGTGGGGGGTGGGCTGCGGCTGGAGCATGTGCCGCGGCTGCGGGCGGCGGGGGTGGACGGTTTCCATATCGGGGGCGCGGCTCGGCCGGAGGGGTGGGGGAGGGGGGTTTCGGTTGCGGCGGTCGAGGAGTGGCGGAGGGTGTTGGACGCGGGGTGA
- a CDS encoding HD domain-containing protein — MPDQSDPESRATPAALAALRARWTQALEAARATTTTTAPSPAPPDPTPYADNLLARYQEPQRRYHTLTHLTAVLDHIDVLEAEEARTPAPGLAPDLALVRLAAWFHDAVYAPDRSENEERSARLAERALTEAGVSPAGTAEVARLVRLTLTHDPAPDDRNGQVLCDADLAILAAPEDTYAAYTAAVREEYAFVPDDAFRAGRAAVLRQLLALPRLFRTPYGTERWEEPSRANIAAELRRLEGDSGPI; from the coding sequence ATGCCCGATCAGTCCGACCCCGAGTCCCGCGCCACCCCCGCCGCACTGGCCGCCCTCCGCGCCCGCTGGACCCAGGCCCTGGAAGCAGCCCGCGCCACCACAACCACAACGGCTCCCTCCCCCGCGCCTCCCGACCCCACCCCCTACGCCGACAACCTCCTCGCCCGCTATCAGGAACCCCAGCGCCGCTACCACACCCTCACCCACCTCACCGCGGTCCTCGACCACATCGACGTACTGGAAGCGGAGGAGGCCAGGACGCCCGCCCCTGGCCTCGCCCCCGACCTCGCCCTGGTGCGCCTGGCCGCCTGGTTCCACGACGCCGTGTACGCCCCCGACCGCTCCGAGAACGAGGAACGCTCCGCCCGTCTCGCCGAACGCGCGCTCACCGAAGCCGGCGTCTCCCCGGCGGGCACCGCGGAGGTGGCCCGTCTGGTCCGCCTCACGCTCACCCATGACCCGGCGCCGGACGACCGAAACGGCCAGGTCCTGTGCGACGCGGACCTCGCGATCCTGGCCGCGCCCGAGGACACGTACGCCGCCTACACCGCAGCCGTCCGCGAGGAGTACGCCTTCGTCCCCGACGACGCCTTCAGGGCAGGCCGGGCCGCGGTACTGCGCCAACTCCTCGCCCTGCCAAGGCTGTTCCGGACGCCGTACGGGACGGAGCGCTGGGAGGAGCCGTCGCGCGCCAACATCGCGGCGGAGCTGCGGCGGCTCGAAGGTGACTCGGGCCCGATTTAA
- a CDS encoding GNAT family N-acetyltransferase, translated as MLSMGANEVDEAVASAVALLRQALDRDWAEVNAGRLEWSCRRTAEHVASDLVAYAGQLAGRAQHAYTPFQISIDGREGGLDPADNAGILDVITTTGALLTAAIRTAPRDARGFHPFPFRSANREGFAAMGVAEVLLHADDMAEGLGLSYEPPAHLAEFVLTRIFPHVQPGPDHWQTLLWATGRATLPGRAQLTEWRWTNNLVLDTERLRLEGVTPAAAADLRAGGTGGFDWIEGGPFEGTREAAGMTLKAYEAGVHRPEFGLFVLVRREDDRAVGGMGFHGAPDEEGKAEVGYDLAEAARGNGYATEALRTLAEWALARDDVRSLFATVEPGNVPSQGVIARVGFVPVSAELDEEGLRAYELRG; from the coding sequence ATGCTGAGCATGGGCGCGAACGAAGTGGACGAGGCTGTCGCGAGCGCGGTGGCGCTGTTGAGGCAGGCGTTGGACCGGGACTGGGCGGAGGTCAACGCGGGGCGGCTGGAGTGGAGTTGCCGGCGGACGGCCGAGCACGTCGCCAGTGACCTGGTCGCGTACGCGGGCCAGTTGGCAGGGCGCGCGCAGCACGCGTACACCCCCTTCCAGATCAGCATCGACGGCCGCGAGGGCGGTCTGGACCCCGCCGACAACGCGGGCATCCTCGACGTCATCACGACCACCGGCGCCCTGCTCACCGCGGCAATCCGGACCGCGCCCCGCGACGCGCGCGGCTTCCACCCGTTCCCCTTCCGCAGCGCGAACCGCGAGGGCTTCGCGGCGATGGGTGTCGCCGAAGTACTGCTGCACGCCGACGACATGGCCGAGGGCCTGGGGCTGTCGTACGAACCGCCCGCGCATCTCGCCGAGTTCGTCCTCACCCGGATCTTCCCGCACGTCCAGCCCGGCCCGGACCACTGGCAGACCCTGCTCTGGGCGACCGGCCGCGCCACCCTCCCCGGCCGCGCCCAACTCACCGAGTGGCGCTGGACCAACAACCTGGTCCTCGACACCGAACGACTCCGCCTGGAGGGTGTCACCCCGGCCGCCGCCGCCGACCTGCGCGCGGGCGGCACGGGCGGCTTCGACTGGATCGAGGGTGGCCCCTTCGAGGGCACCCGGGAGGCCGCCGGGATGACGCTGAAGGCGTACGAAGCGGGCGTGCACCGCCCGGAGTTCGGCCTGTTCGTCCTCGTACGGCGGGAGGACGACCGCGCGGTGGGCGGCATGGGCTTCCACGGCGCCCCCGACGAGGAGGGCAAGGCCGAGGTCGGCTACGACCTCGCGGAAGCCGCCCGCGGCAACGGCTACGCGACCGAGGCGCTGCGCACGTTGGCCGAGTGGGCGCTGGCCCGGGACGACGTACGGTCCCTGTTCGCGACCGTCGAGCCGGGCAACGTCCCGTCGCAGGGCGTGATCGCCCGCGTCGGCTTCGTACCGGTGAGCGCGGAACTCGACGAAGAGGGCCTGCGGGCCTACGAGTTGCGCGGCTGA
- a CDS encoding DUF4031 domain-containing protein, producing the protein MTLYIDPPTWPGHGRLWSHLVSDVSYDELQAFADRLGVPRRAFERDHYDIPSHRYGEVMAAGAVEVSSREVVRLLHGAGLRRRKAARGVGGVGRVDEADR; encoded by the coding sequence GTGACCCTCTACATAGACCCCCCGACCTGGCCCGGCCACGGCCGCCTGTGGTCGCACCTGGTGAGCGATGTCTCGTACGACGAACTGCAGGCGTTCGCCGACCGGTTGGGGGTGCCCCGCCGGGCCTTCGAGCGCGACCACTACGACATTCCGTCGCATCGGTACGGGGAAGTGATGGCCGCCGGGGCGGTGGAGGTCAGCAGCCGCGAGGTGGTACGGCTGCTGCACGGGGCGGGACTGCGCAGGCGTAAGGCAGCGCGCGGGGTGGGCGGGGTGGGCAGGGTGGACGAGGCGGACCGGTAG
- a CDS encoding MurR/RpiR family transcriptional regulator, translating into MTRDVKETFGAVGTSGTPGGLPGVTPPAPAALAAKVRTLAPSMTRSMQRVAEAVAADPAGCAALTVTGLAELTGTSEATVVRTSRLLGYPGYRDLRLALAGLAAQQQSGRSPAVTADIAVDDPIAEVVAKLAYDEQQTLADTAAGLDMAQLSAAVSALAAARRIDIYGVGASGLVAQDLTQKLLRIGLVAHAHSDPHLAVTNAVQLRAKDVAVAITHSGSTGDVIEPLRVAFERGATTVAITGRPDGPVAQYADHILTTSTARESELRPAAMSSRTSQLLVVDCLFIGVAQQTYETAAPALSASYEALAHRHTPRGGATSRR; encoded by the coding sequence GTGACCCGAGACGTGAAGGAAACTTTCGGAGCAGTGGGCACTTCCGGCACGCCCGGCGGCCTCCCGGGTGTCACCCCGCCCGCGCCCGCCGCCCTCGCCGCCAAGGTGCGGACGCTGGCGCCCTCGATGACCCGCTCCATGCAGCGCGTCGCCGAGGCGGTCGCCGCGGACCCGGCAGGCTGCGCGGCCCTCACGGTCACCGGCCTCGCCGAGCTCACCGGCACCAGCGAGGCGACGGTCGTCCGCACGTCCCGGCTGCTCGGCTACCCCGGCTACCGCGACCTGCGCCTCGCGCTCGCCGGCCTCGCCGCCCAGCAGCAGTCGGGGCGCTCCCCCGCCGTGACCGCCGACATCGCGGTGGACGACCCGATAGCGGAGGTCGTGGCGAAACTGGCGTACGACGAGCAGCAGACCCTCGCCGACACGGCAGCCGGGCTGGACATGGCCCAGCTGTCCGCCGCCGTCAGCGCGCTGGCCGCCGCCCGTCGCATCGACATCTACGGCGTCGGCGCCTCCGGCCTGGTCGCCCAGGACCTCACCCAGAAGCTGCTGCGCATAGGGCTGGTGGCGCACGCCCACAGCGACCCCCACCTCGCCGTCACCAACGCCGTGCAGCTGCGCGCGAAGGACGTCGCCGTCGCGATCACGCACTCCGGGTCGACCGGGGACGTCATCGAGCCGCTGCGCGTCGCCTTCGAACGCGGGGCCACGACGGTCGCGATCACGGGGCGGCCGGACGGACCCGTCGCGCAGTACGCCGACCACATCCTCACCACCTCCACGGCCCGCGAGAGCGAGCTGCGCCCGGCGGCCATGTCGTCCCGCACCAGCCAACTCCTGGTCGTCGACTGCCTGTTCATAGGCGTGGCACAGCAGACGTACGAAACGGCCGCCCCGGCCCTGTCCGCCTCCTACGAGGCCCTGGCCCACCGCCACACCCCGCGCGGCGGCGCGACATCGCGCCGCTAG
- the murQ gene encoding N-acetylmuramic acid 6-phosphate etherase, which translates to MTSTADASSNHRALKEELESLTTEAFRPELADIDRLPTLDIARLMNAEDTTVPAAVAARLPEIAAAIDALAARMARGGRLVYAGAGTPGRLGVLDASECPPTFNTDPAQVMGVIAGGPEAMVTSVEGAEDSRELAAGDLDALGVTALDTVVGVSASGRTPYAIGAVEHARALGALTIGLSCNERSALAAAAEHGIEVVVGPELLTGSTRLKAGTAQKLVLNMLSTITMIRLGKTYGNLMVDVRASNEKLRARSRRIVALATGAGDEEIEAALAATDGETKNAILVVLGSVDGPTAARLLAENDGHLRAALTAAPH; encoded by the coding sequence ATGACCTCAACCGCTGACGCCTCCTCCAACCACCGTGCTCTGAAAGAGGAGTTGGAGTCGCTGACGACCGAGGCGTTCCGCCCGGAGCTGGCCGACATCGACCGGCTTCCCACCCTCGACATCGCCAGGCTGATGAACGCCGAGGACACGACCGTCCCGGCCGCCGTCGCCGCGCGGCTGCCGGAGATCGCCGCGGCGATCGACGCCCTGGCGGCCCGGATGGCCCGCGGTGGCCGGCTGGTCTACGCGGGCGCGGGCACGCCCGGCCGGCTCGGCGTGCTGGACGCGTCCGAGTGCCCGCCCACCTTCAACACCGACCCCGCGCAGGTCATGGGCGTGATCGCGGGCGGCCCCGAGGCCATGGTCACCTCCGTCGAGGGCGCCGAGGACTCCAGGGAGCTGGCGGCCGGTGACCTCGACGCGCTCGGCGTCACCGCCCTGGACACGGTGGTCGGCGTCTCGGCGTCCGGCCGTACGCCGTACGCGATCGGCGCCGTCGAACACGCCCGCGCGCTGGGCGCGTTGACGATCGGCCTGTCCTGCAACGAGCGAAGCGCGCTGGCGGCGGCGGCCGAGCACGGCATCGAGGTCGTCGTCGGGCCCGAGCTGCTGACCGGCTCGACGCGACTCAAGGCGGGCACGGCCCAGAAGCTGGTCCTCAACATGCTGTCGACGATCACGATGATCCGGCTCGGCAAGACGTACGGGAACCTGATGGTCGACGTACGGGCGTCGAACGAGAAGCTCCGGGCCCGGTCCCGCCGGATCGTGGCCCTGGCGACCGGTGCGGGCGACGAGGAGATCGAGGCGGCGCTCGCGGCGACGGACGGGGAGACGAAGAACGCGATCCTCGTCGTCCTCGGCTCGGTCGACGGCCCGACGGCCGCCCGCCTCCTCGCGGAGAACGACGGCCATCTGCGGGCGGCACTGACGGCAGCACCCCACTGA
- a CDS encoding GNAT family N-acetyltransferase: protein MTEIHTPRLLLRRWTDDDLAPLSEIFADSQVMRWIDDSEVRDLEYTAEAIERWEEEWDEEGFGLFAVELLASGELIGAVGLSVPDFLPEVAHDVAISWLLGSQFWGQGYASEAAHATLEFALQDRGLDRVISVSRAGDDASENIIRKLGLTEERVATHPVYGHQLLVHAIDLTEFEA from the coding sequence ATGACCGAGATCCACACCCCCCGCCTCCTCCTCCGCCGCTGGACCGACGACGACCTCGCGCCGCTGTCGGAGATTTTCGCGGACTCCCAGGTCATGCGCTGGATCGACGACAGCGAGGTACGTGACCTGGAGTACACGGCGGAGGCCATCGAGCGGTGGGAGGAGGAGTGGGACGAGGAGGGCTTCGGCCTCTTCGCCGTCGAACTGCTCGCCTCGGGCGAACTGATCGGCGCTGTCGGCCTGTCCGTGCCCGACTTCCTGCCGGAGGTCGCGCACGACGTGGCGATCAGCTGGCTGCTCGGCTCCCAGTTCTGGGGCCAGGGATACGCCTCCGAGGCCGCCCACGCCACCCTGGAGTTCGCCCTCCAGGACCGCGGCCTCGACCGTGTGATCAGCGTCAGCAGGGCGGGAGACGACGCCTCCGAGAACATCATCCGCAAGCTGGGCCTGACGGAGGAGCGGGTGGCGACACACCCCGTGTACGGCCACCAGCTGCTCGTCCACGCGATCGACCTGACGGAGTTCGAGGCGTAG
- a CDS encoding DUF6355 family natural product biosynthesis protein: MSVRHFLSTALAVVGPLTSALVLAVATPAATAAANPCGYYATSSDAYYNHCTSDGSHIVIEVEVWGPNYEKCVVPGVTWLGSSSKIDGAWYVGRTC; encoded by the coding sequence TTGAGCGTCCGCCACTTCCTGTCCACCGCCCTCGCCGTCGTCGGCCCCCTGACCAGCGCCCTGGTGCTCGCCGTCGCGACCCCGGCGGCCACGGCCGCAGCCAACCCCTGCGGGTACTACGCGACAAGCAGCGACGCGTACTACAACCACTGCACGAGCGACGGCTCACACATCGTGATCGAGGTGGAGGTGTGGGGCCCGAACTACGAGAAGTGCGTGGTCCCGGGCGTCACATGGCTCGGCAGCAGCAGCAAGATCGACGGCGCGTGGTACGTCGGCCGGACCTGCTGA
- a CDS encoding helix-turn-helix domain-containing protein: MAAPKDLDPSSSPRAFLGAELRHAREAAGLSQEELGRPLFVSGSFIGQLEAGTRRMLREYAVQIDQILGTKDFFERNCAALAKSKYPEHFEEAAEAEAIATTIRHYLPQLIPGLLQTPAYAAALFRTYRPTVPEAEIEELVATRMERTRILDSPTTPLFWSILDEAALRRPVGGPATMAEALRHVLDLARHHRIIAQVLPFSAGAHAAMGGSLKLMEFTDAPPLCFVEGLDTGRLLDDPAKVARHSLTFNLLQAAALSPQDSLALIEAVAQDYEHEEPRP; this comes from the coding sequence ATGGCAGCACCGAAGGACCTCGACCCGTCCTCCTCGCCCCGGGCCTTCCTGGGCGCCGAGTTGCGCCACGCCCGCGAGGCGGCGGGCCTGAGCCAGGAGGAACTCGGCCGACCGCTCTTCGTCAGCGGTTCGTTCATCGGACAGTTGGAGGCCGGTACGCGGCGGATGTTGCGTGAGTACGCCGTGCAGATAGACCAGATCCTGGGCACGAAGGACTTCTTCGAGCGCAACTGCGCCGCGCTCGCCAAGTCGAAGTACCCCGAGCACTTCGAGGAAGCAGCGGAAGCGGAGGCGATCGCAACGACGATCAGGCACTACCTCCCACAGCTCATCCCGGGCTTGCTGCAGACACCGGCGTACGCGGCGGCGCTGTTCCGCACCTATCGGCCGACAGTCCCGGAGGCCGAGATCGAGGAGCTGGTGGCGACCCGTATGGAACGCACCCGCATCCTGGACAGTCCAACAACCCCCTTGTTTTGGTCGATCCTGGACGAGGCTGCGCTCCGTCGGCCAGTTGGCGGACCGGCCACAATGGCGGAGGCGCTCCGTCATGTACTGGACCTGGCACGTCACCACCGGATCATCGCGCAGGTGTTGCCATTCAGCGCCGGAGCGCATGCCGCGATGGGCGGCTCGCTGAAGCTCATGGAGTTCACAGACGCGCCACCGCTCTGCTTCGTCGAGGGATTGGACACGGGGAGACTGCTGGACGACCCGGCCAAGGTTGCCCGGCACTCCCTTACGTTCAACCTCCTCCAGGCGGCGGCTCTTTCGCCCCAGGACTCGCTGGCCCTCATCGAGGCCGTGGCGCAGGATTACGAGCATGAAGAACCTCGCCCGTGA
- a CDS encoding DUF397 domain-containing protein, translating into MKNLAREYDTSSATWYKSSHSAGDGGDCLEVAPGHTLVPVRDSKNPLGPKLVFRAGAWSVFVGNLKP; encoded by the coding sequence ATGAAGAACCTCGCCCGTGAGTACGACACAAGCTCGGCCACCTGGTACAAGTCCAGCCATAGCGCCGGCGATGGCGGCGACTGCCTCGAAGTAGCTCCCGGACACACCCTCGTCCCCGTCCGTGACTCCAAGAACCCCCTCGGCCCGAAGCTCGTGTTCCGGGCGGGGGCATGGTCGGTGTTCGTCGGGAATCTCAAGCCCTGA